The following proteins are co-located in the Barnesiella propionica genome:
- the recJ gene encoding single-stranded-DNA-specific exonuclease RecJ — MISKWNYLPLTTDEQQIKQTLAKELAISPAICELLVQRGVTSAAEAKKFFYPQLSDLHDPFMMRDMDKAVARLNKAMGGKEKILIYGDYDVDGTTAVALVYKFLRNFYSNLEYYIPDRYDEGYGISTKSIDYAEESGVTLIIALDCGIKAVEKVAYAKSKNIDFIICDHHMPDDELPCAAAVLDPKLEEDTYPFKHLSGCGVGYKFMQGFSINNNINIKKYLEPLLDLVTVSIASDIVPITGENRILAYQGLKRINSNPSFGLQGIINICGLGNKEITISDIVFKIGPRINASGRMQSGIEAVDLLVAKDYATACEKSRSINQYNEDRKELDKRITEEANSILENSSSFGSRKSIVIYNKGWHKGIIGIVASRLTELYYRPAVVLTLSNGLATGSARSVQGFDIYKAVESCRDLLENFGGHTYAAGLSLKEENIEEFRRRFEAHVTENILPAQMKPQVEIDTFLDFNEITPEFFRQLKQMNPFGPGNLKPVFCTRQVYDYGTSRLVGRKLEHIKLELVDSKSENIMNGIAFNMHEHFDYIKAHKPFDICYTIEENNHNGNTYMQLFIKEIKISER, encoded by the coding sequence ATGATAAGTAAATGGAATTACTTACCCCTTACAACAGACGAACAACAGATAAAACAGACTTTAGCAAAAGAGTTGGCTATAAGTCCGGCTATATGTGAGCTTCTTGTACAGCGAGGGGTTACTTCTGCAGCGGAAGCTAAGAAGTTCTTCTATCCCCAGCTATCCGATCTTCATGACCCGTTCATGATGAGAGATATGGATAAAGCTGTAGCCCGGCTGAATAAAGCCATGGGGGGCAAAGAAAAAATATTAATTTACGGCGACTATGATGTTGACGGGACAACAGCGGTAGCCTTAGTGTATAAATTTTTAAGGAATTTTTATTCCAACCTCGAATATTATATCCCCGACCGTTATGACGAGGGATATGGCATTTCGACGAAGAGTATAGACTATGCCGAAGAAAGCGGAGTTACGCTCATTATCGCTCTCGACTGCGGTATAAAAGCAGTGGAGAAAGTAGCTTACGCCAAAAGCAAAAATATAGACTTCATCATCTGCGACCATCACATGCCCGACGACGAACTTCCTTGCGCTGCAGCAGTCCTCGATCCTAAACTGGAAGAAGATACCTATCCTTTCAAACATTTGTCGGGTTGCGGTGTGGGATACAAATTCATGCAAGGTTTTTCGATAAATAACAATATCAACATAAAAAAATACCTGGAACCCCTGCTCGACCTCGTTACAGTCAGCATAGCCTCCGATATAGTACCCATCACCGGGGAAAACAGGATACTGGCCTACCAGGGACTAAAAAGAATTAATTCCAATCCCAGTTTCGGACTACAAGGAATCATCAATATCTGCGGGCTCGGCAACAAGGAAATAACCATCAGCGATATTGTGTTTAAAATAGGTCCCCGCATCAATGCTTCGGGACGCATGCAGTCGGGTATCGAAGCCGTAGACCTGCTGGTCGCCAAAGACTATGCTACGGCCTGTGAAAAAAGCCGCAGCATCAACCAGTACAATGAAGACAGGAAAGAACTGGACAAACGGATCACCGAGGAAGCTAACTCCATTCTGGAGAACAGCAGTTCGTTCGGATCCCGCAAATCAATAGTTATCTACAACAAGGGATGGCACAAAGGTATTATCGGCATCGTAGCGTCACGGCTCACCGAGCTGTATTACAGGCCTGCCGTCGTATTGACCTTATCCAACGGTCTTGCCACAGGTTCGGCCCGTTCGGTACAAGGATTCGACATCTACAAAGCCGTAGAGTCGTGCCGGGATCTGCTGGAAAACTTCGGAGGACACACCTATGCCGCCGGGCTCTCCCTGAAAGAAGAGAATATAGAGGAATTCCGCCGGCGTTTTGAAGCTCATGTCACCGAGAACATTCTTCCGGCGCAGATGAAGCCCCAGGTAGAGATCGATACATTTCTCGACTTCAACGAAATAACTCCCGAATTTTTCAGGCAGTTAAAACAAATGAATCCTTTCGGTCCCGGAAACCTAAAACCGGTCTTTTGCACCCGGCAGGTGTACGACTACGGGACAAGCCGTCTCGTAGGGCGGAAGCTGGAACACATAAAACTGGAACTGGTAGACAGTAAAAGCGAAAACATTATGAACGGCATTGCATTCAACATGCACGAACATTTCGATTATATCAAAGCCCACAAACCGTTCGATATATGTTATACGATAGAAGAGAATAATCATAACGGAAATACCTATATGCAACTGTTCATCAAGGAAATAAAAATATCGGAACGATAA
- a CDS encoding mechanosensitive ion channel family protein: MTQGDLTSALTAGLGTKEAATAVADTTKTHTFYDMLSSASDMSFQQLLEQSISGLIHLSIKIAIACIIFFVGKWILKKLYNLLYTILVKRNVEPSLRSFLLSLTRITLTLILIVIIIGVLGINTTSFVALFASAGIAIGMALSGTLQNFAGGVMILLFKPYRVGDYIVAQGYEGTVKEIQIFNTILNTPDNKTIIIPNGGLSTGSINNFSKEATRRLEWKYGIAYGDSFDTAKAVLTKMLQEDARILKTPAFSINLSSLDDSAVTLVVRAWVKSGDYWNVFFDMNEKVYKEFGQHGLNFPFPQMDVHLDHTNN; the protein is encoded by the coding sequence ATGACCCAAGGTGATTTAACGTCGGCCCTAACGGCCGGATTAGGAACCAAAGAGGCAGCAACGGCAGTTGCCGACACGACAAAGACACACACATTTTACGACATGCTATCGTCCGCATCCGATATGTCTTTCCAGCAATTATTGGAACAAAGCATCAGCGGACTCATCCACCTGTCCATCAAAATAGCGATTGCTTGCATTATCTTTTTTGTAGGTAAATGGATATTAAAAAAACTCTACAATCTGCTATACACCATCCTTGTCAAACGTAACGTAGAACCTTCCCTTCGTTCTTTCCTGCTAAGTCTTACGCGCATAACGCTCACCCTGATACTCATAGTCATTATAATCGGAGTATTAGGTATAAACACGACTTCGTTCGTTGCATTATTCGCCTCCGCCGGTATCGCAATAGGTATGGCTTTGAGCGGAACGTTGCAGAACTTCGCCGGGGGAGTTATGATATTATTATTCAAACCCTACCGGGTAGGCGACTATATCGTGGCACAGGGATATGAAGGAACAGTTAAGGAAATACAGATATTCAACACTATTCTCAACACTCCGGACAATAAAACCATTATTATCCCTAACGGCGGACTTTCAACAGGCTCCATCAACAACTTTTCCAAAGAAGCGACCCGGCGGCTGGAATGGAAATACGGCATAGCTTATGGAGACAGTTTCGATACGGCCAAAGCGGTTCTTACGAAAATGCTCCAAGAAGATGCGCGCATATTAAAAACGCCGGCTTTTTCTATCAATCTGTCCAGCCTCGACGACAGTGCCGTCACACTGGTAGTGAGAGCCTGGGTGAAATCGGGCGATTACTGGAACGTATTCTTCGACATGAATGAGAAAGTATATAAAGAGTTCGGGCAACACGGGCTGAACTTTCCGTTCCCTCAAATGGACGTACATCTGGACCATACAAACAATTGA
- a CDS encoding clostripain-related cysteine peptidase — protein MFYHKIVYCIFIFSLALLGQSCENGSGTFVPATNRTILVYMLENNNPGRYAHQNISDMMSAISERKLNEGKTVTYLIDNEASSQLKHQARDTQGHAIKKMLKTYIYFKSANREYLSSVITDVKESLSSREYGLILWKHATGQESNAPRTTTESPVKQINNRVFPRPVGPTSSNESQNNYIKFTDVVSAIPDTAFSFIISGRISGDCPMAINRQGGLSIHIPGTGDYSLEDFRTALNWYKKTCPAKNTTEYINNLKNK, from the coding sequence ATGTTTTACCATAAAATAGTTTATTGTATTTTCATTTTTTCACTCGCGCTCCTGGGACAATCCTGTGAAAACGGTTCCGGTACATTTGTTCCGGCTACAAACCGTACCATACTCGTATACATGCTGGAGAACAATAATCCGGGAAGGTATGCACACCAGAATATAAGCGATATGATGTCCGCTATTTCCGAAAGAAAATTAAACGAAGGAAAAACGGTCACATACCTCATCGATAACGAAGCATCGTCACAACTCAAACATCAGGCTCGGGATACACAAGGCCACGCAATAAAGAAGATGTTAAAAACTTACATATACTTTAAATCCGCTAACCGGGAATATTTATCGTCAGTCATAACAGATGTGAAAGAATCATTATCTTCCCGGGAATACGGGCTTATCCTGTGGAAGCATGCTACGGGCCAGGAATCCAATGCGCCCCGGACAACAACAGAATCACCTGTAAAACAAATAAATAACAGAGTATTTCCACGTCCGGTCGGCCCGACAAGCAGCAACGAATCGCAAAACAATTACATAAAATTTACCGACGTAGTTTCGGCCATTCCGGACACGGCTTTCTCATTTATCATATCGGGCAGGATATCCGGCGACTGTCCCATGGCAATAAACCGTCAAGGCGGATTAAGCATCCATATACCCGGCACGGGAGATTACTCTTTGGAGGATTTCCGCACGGCACTCAATTGGTATAAAAAGACCTGTCCCGCAAAGAATACCACAGAATATATTAATAACCTAAAAAACAAATGA
- a CDS encoding tetratricopeptide repeat protein — MKRLLIPVILFLVLPFFSFARTYMEWVDEADKYIKAREWSKAEEALLNALRSEPANAQNSLLLSNLGTVQRYAGKYQEALQSYTNGLLMTPRSVTLYRNRAALYAEMDSLDRALDDYNQVVLLDDKDEDALYRRGLIRLEKKDTAACRRDFEQILKLNPASSDARIGLAMLLKYRHYYPEAIDLYSQVIKMNPGMASLYEGRAEAYIKASQLSKADHDVAKAMELDKDDPLPYVLRAMIKKARFEDAAARKDLETAVKMGYDRQSAENMLKE, encoded by the coding sequence ATGAAGCGATTGCTGATACCTGTAATATTGTTTCTGGTATTACCTTTTTTCTCTTTTGCCCGGACTTATATGGAATGGGTGGACGAGGCTGACAAATATATTAAAGCCCGTGAATGGAGTAAGGCAGAGGAGGCTTTGCTGAATGCATTACGTTCGGAACCGGCGAATGCGCAAAATTCATTGTTACTGTCTAATTTGGGAACGGTGCAGCGTTATGCCGGAAAATATCAGGAAGCATTGCAAAGTTATACGAACGGGCTTCTGATGACTCCCCGTTCGGTTACTTTATATCGTAACAGAGCCGCTTTATATGCAGAGATGGACAGTCTCGACCGGGCCTTGGATGATTATAATCAGGTTGTATTACTGGATGATAAAGATGAGGATGCGCTGTACAGGAGAGGTCTTATACGTCTGGAGAAAAAAGATACGGCTGCTTGCCGGAGGGATTTCGAGCAAATTTTAAAATTGAATCCGGCCAGTTCCGATGCCCGCATAGGCTTGGCTATGCTATTAAAATACCGTCATTATTATCCGGAGGCTATTGATTTATACAGTCAGGTTATTAAAATGAATCCCGGTATGGCTTCATTATATGAAGGACGTGCGGAAGCTTATATTAAAGCTTCTCAGTTGAGCAAGGCCGACCATGACGTGGCTAAAGCGATGGAACTGGATAAGGACGATCCGTTGCCTTATGTGCTGAGAGCTATGATCAAAAAGGCCCGTTTTGAAGATGCTGCTGCCCGAAAAGACTTGGAGACCGCTGTAAAAATGGGCTATGACCGGCAGAGTGCCGAGAATATGCTGAAAGAATAG
- a CDS encoding HU domain-containing protein has translation MNRIAEHIGYLLTVHDCVTVPGLGGFVVQYESAFFSEDMRRCMSPVKTICFNTALSHNDGLLPQSYMKACVVSYEQACAMVEEDVSLLKTELEKKGNCCLQGVGVFSRNEEGAVLFVPEEQSAVLGDMFGLQPLTLKKLSDIPVLQSPEKQENIATGEGRQADVVYIPVNRRFVRYATAIAAMFILLLMISTPVDTFDTKADYASLLAAELSGDREDVNSAIAELPDTDAELSAVFSGDKHEAEENISVTAVSEKNKSSYYIVIASLVNRQAAELQLENFRRMGVTDDIHIYEGKGKVRLYLADFSNFDEASRYLSRLLKSGSRFSDAWIFSSK, from the coding sequence ATGAATCGGATTGCGGAACATATCGGTTATTTGCTGACTGTTCATGATTGTGTGACAGTGCCCGGACTGGGAGGATTCGTCGTACAATATGAATCGGCTTTCTTTTCTGAAGATATGCGCAGATGCATGTCTCCGGTAAAGACGATTTGTTTCAATACGGCTTTGTCACACAACGACGGACTATTGCCTCAATCTTACATGAAGGCATGTGTCGTTTCTTATGAACAGGCTTGTGCGATGGTAGAAGAAGATGTGAGCTTGTTGAAGACGGAGCTGGAGAAAAAAGGGAACTGTTGCTTACAAGGAGTCGGAGTTTTTTCCCGGAACGAGGAAGGTGCCGTATTGTTCGTACCGGAGGAACAGTCTGCCGTCCTGGGAGATATGTTCGGCCTGCAACCGTTGACATTGAAAAAACTTTCGGATATACCTGTATTACAAAGCCCGGAAAAACAGGAAAATATTGCGACCGGCGAAGGTAGACAGGCCGACGTCGTATATATTCCGGTAAACAGGCGTTTCGTGCGATATGCTACGGCTATCGCGGCTATGTTCATTCTTTTATTAATGATTTCCACACCGGTAGATACTTTCGATACAAAAGCTGATTATGCCAGCCTGCTGGCGGCAGAGCTTAGCGGTGATCGTGAAGATGTAAATAGCGCAATTGCAGAATTGCCCGATACAGATGCCGAATTGTCTGCGGTATTCTCCGGGGATAAACATGAGGCCGAAGAGAATATATCGGTAACAGCCGTTTCAGAGAAAAATAAATCTTCCTACTATATCGTCATAGCATCCTTGGTGAACAGGCAGGCAGCGGAGCTCCAGCTGGAAAATTTTCGGCGAATGGGGGTGACCGATGATATTCATATTTATGAAGGCAAAGGTAAGGTTCGTTTATATCTGGCTGATTTTTCAAATTTTGACGAGGCAAGCCGTTATTTGTCACGGTTACTGAAATCGGGTTCTCGCTTTTCTGACGCCTGGATATTTTCTTCCAAATAA
- a CDS encoding DUF2089 family protein: MDKIKKRLPLQCPSCDHVLKVGRMFCDECGTEVCGAFDLPVLARLTGKEQSFILSFVKASGSLKDMAKNMGVSYPTVRNLLDDIIDKLNKIEEL; this comes from the coding sequence ATGGATAAAATTAAAAAACGTTTACCGTTACAATGTCCTTCTTGTGACCATGTTTTGAAAGTAGGACGTATGTTCTGTGATGAATGTGGAACGGAAGTTTGCGGCGCATTTGATTTGCCTGTTCTGGCAAGGTTGACCGGGAAAGAGCAGTCTTTTATTTTGTCTTTTGTCAAAGCGAGCGGGAGTCTCAAAGATATGGCAAAAAATATGGGAGTAAGTTATCCTACTGTCCGTAACCTGCTGGATGATATAATAGATAAATTAAACAAAATCGAAGAACTATGA
- a CDS encoding YIP1 family protein, with amino-acid sequence MKLNLKQLFNPFERVAGYRSLLWGIAGMIIATLLSVMADIHYHGLLHFGPAPNPAWWCFAIEHLVVWIIPAVLFYIFGLIFSKSRIRPVDVLGTTAFAQLPFILMSAFYLLPPLKRFLQLPVDTMVPQQLLQSPDFIKGMWLSLIGMLFLIWVLIWMYQAFRISCNLKGYKLGLCYAIAILGGDFLCRSLIGYLCYR; translated from the coding sequence ATGAAACTAAATCTGAAACAACTGTTCAATCCTTTTGAGCGTGTAGCCGGCTACCGGTCTCTTTTATGGGGTATTGCCGGAATGATTATAGCAACTTTATTATCTGTTATGGCCGATATACATTATCATGGTCTTCTTCATTTCGGGCCGGCGCCCAATCCTGCCTGGTGGTGTTTTGCCATAGAGCATCTGGTGGTATGGATCATTCCGGCCGTTTTGTTTTATATATTCGGGCTTATCTTTTCTAAATCCCGTATTCGTCCGGTAGATGTTTTGGGAACAACGGCTTTTGCCCAGTTGCCGTTTATTCTGATGTCCGCTTTTTATTTGTTGCCTCCTTTGAAAAGATTTCTGCAATTACCTGTCGATACGATGGTTCCGCAGCAATTGCTGCAATCTCCCGATTTTATAAAAGGGATGTGGCTTTCCCTTATAGGAATGCTGTTCCTGATATGGGTATTGATATGGATGTATCAGGCTTTCAGGATATCCTGCAACCTGAAAGGGTATAAGCTGGGACTATGTTATGCTATTGCTATTTTAGGGGGTGATTTCCTGTGCCGTTCTTTAATAGGTTATTTGTGTTATCGTTAG
- a CDS encoding alpha/beta fold hydrolase: MKRISILAVFLSIAFTMFSQSEKIKAETLFEHLRNGEGQQVYEMLDEKAQSMITPEFLSSCFMELQRGMGEYKGHTGFVSWPGNMWYSDIRMGDMQIRLLLVFDNDGLANTLRFVPVPEFHTATYGKGEKEVIIKSGRYSLPGTLSMPETGSALPLVILVHGSGPNDRDETIGPNTPFRELSEALTARGIAVLRYDKRTKVYTPDKNDTVTLDYEVTDDALSSINYARTLPRVDERRIFVLGHSLGGMMAPRIADRDGKLAGIILLAAPARKMGTLMAEQLRYISSLDTLHGGNGDARVEQLILQSENMDKIGMSGYDPSVGLPAGIPESYAADMSLYNPVKIMETVSVPVLVLQGERDYQVTMEDFNIWKKALSGHSATFYSYSSLNHIFHSGEGKCTPAEYMKAGVIPDRVFDDISSWIKGLK, encoded by the coding sequence ATGAAAAGAATAAGTATATTAGCCGTTTTTTTAAGTATAGCTTTTACGATGTTCTCCCAGAGTGAGAAGATCAAGGCTGAGACCTTGTTTGAACATTTAAGGAACGGAGAGGGGCAGCAAGTTTACGAGATGCTTGACGAAAAAGCGCAATCTATGATAACACCGGAATTCCTTTCATCTTGTTTTATGGAATTGCAACGGGGGATGGGAGAGTATAAAGGCCATACCGGATTTGTTTCCTGGCCCGGTAATATGTGGTATAGCGATATAAGAATGGGAGATATGCAGATTCGTTTATTGCTCGTCTTTGACAATGACGGCCTGGCAAATACTTTGCGTTTTGTTCCTGTTCCGGAGTTTCATACTGCAACATATGGCAAGGGGGAAAAAGAAGTGATAATAAAAAGTGGCAGATACTCCTTGCCAGGTACCTTATCGATGCCCGAAACCGGTTCGGCTCTTCCTCTTGTGATTCTTGTGCACGGTTCGGGGCCTAATGACAGGGATGAGACAATAGGGCCGAATACTCCGTTCAGGGAGTTGTCAGAAGCATTAACCGCACGTGGTATTGCCGTATTGAGGTATGACAAGAGGACGAAAGTTTATACTCCGGATAAGAATGACACGGTTACGCTGGATTATGAAGTGACGGACGATGCGCTTTCTTCCATAAATTATGCACGTACGTTGCCCCGGGTAGATGAACGAAGGATTTTTGTATTAGGACATAGCCTGGGGGGAATGATGGCACCGCGTATTGCGGATCGTGACGGAAAACTTGCCGGAATTATTTTACTGGCTGCTCCTGCCCGAAAAATGGGAACGTTGATGGCCGAACAATTACGTTATATATCCTCTTTGGATACGCTGCACGGCGGAAATGGGGATGCCAGGGTCGAACAGTTGATTCTTCAATCCGAAAATATGGATAAGATAGGTATGTCCGGTTATGATCCTTCGGTGGGATTGCCGGCCGGGATACCGGAGTCTTATGCGGCAGACATGAGCTTATATAATCCGGTAAAGATAATGGAGACGGTCTCTGTACCAGTACTGGTATTGCAGGGGGAGAGGGATTATCAGGTGACAATGGAAGATTTTAATATCTGGAAAAAAGCGTTGTCAGGACATTCGGCTACATTTTACAGTTATTCCTCTTTAAACCATATATTCCATTCGGGCGAAGGAAAATGTACCCCAGCAGAGTATATGAAAGCCGGGGTGATTCCGGATCGGGTGTTTGATGATATTTCTTCCTGGATAAAAGGATTAAAATAA
- a CDS encoding DUF4252 domain-containing protein, translating to MKTKYIIITLFMVSALSLRAQNNFIEKYSKMKGVTVVNISKTLLQLMPDMDANGMNIGDIAQDLDSMYILTSEDGATSNKMKADYIAMIREKGYEELMSVKDKNEHVKFFIKKNKNKISELVMAVDNSPKFVYITLCGNLSLEKIKKLTKK from the coding sequence ATGAAAACAAAATATATTATTATCACACTGTTCATGGTCTCTGCACTCTCATTAAGAGCCCAAAATAATTTTATCGAAAAATACTCCAAAATGAAAGGGGTAACCGTAGTAAATATATCCAAGACATTGTTACAACTGATGCCGGATATGGATGCAAACGGAATGAATATCGGTGACATTGCACAGGATCTGGATTCCATGTACATTCTTACCAGCGAAGATGGTGCTACCTCCAACAAAATGAAAGCAGACTATATAGCCATGATCCGGGAAAAAGGTTATGAAGAACTGATGAGTGTCAAGGACAAAAACGAGCACGTAAAGTTTTTTATAAAAAAGAACAAAAATAAAATCAGCGAGCTTGTTATGGCTGTCGATAATTCACCTAAATTCGTATATATCACACTGTGTGGTAATTTATCTCTGGAAAAAATCAAAAAGCTTACTAAAAAATAA
- a CDS encoding RNA polymerase sigma factor: protein MNAENFKQVFLPLHPKLYRIAYRLLENQNDAQDIIQEVYMKLWMIRDECTDIQNTEAYCVTLVKNLCLTQLNKAYHRFRHEGTEQLNMADTGISPDIYLETKDDLIQIKRLIDQMPGQQKEVMILKHFRGCSNEEIEQITGLSNGNIRTMLSRGRKKIKELFKA from the coding sequence ATGAATGCGGAAAACTTCAAACAAGTATTCCTTCCGTTACATCCCAAACTGTACAGGATTGCTTACCGGTTACTCGAAAATCAGAATGATGCCCAGGATATTATACAAGAGGTTTATATGAAATTATGGATGATACGGGATGAATGTACCGATATCCAGAATACAGAAGCTTATTGTGTAACCCTGGTAAAAAACCTCTGCCTGACTCAGCTGAATAAAGCATATCACAGATTCAGACATGAAGGAACCGAACAACTGAATATGGCCGATACCGGAATATCTCCCGATATATATCTGGAAACAAAAGACGATCTGATACAAATAAAACGATTGATAGACCAAATGCCCGGTCAGCAAAAAGAGGTTATGATTCTCAAACATTTCAGAGGATGCAGCAACGAGGAAATAGAACAGATCACGGGATTAAGCAACGGCAATATACGAACTATGCTTTCCCGGGGAAGAAAAAAAATTAAAGAACTTTTTAAAGCGTAG